TACCTGCTGAAGTTGCCACAGCCTTACCACCCTTGAAATTAGCAAAAATAGGGAAAGTGTGTCCTAAAATAGCAAAAAAACCAAACAGCAAAGGAGAAATATGGGTTACTCCTAACCACATGGGCAGCAGAGTTGCCAGCGTTCCCTTTAAAAAGTCAACTGTAAACGTTAATAACCCAGCTTTTGGGCCTAAGACACGAAAAGTATTAGTGGTTCCCATATTGCCGCTGCCATAGTCTCGTAAATTTTTACCGTAAAAATATTTGCCAATCCAAAGTCCTGTTGGGATAGATCCTAGAAGATAGGCTGCAATTATCAAAATAATTAGTTTCATAAAATTATTATAACAAATCCTTTAAGGAAAATCTCTTGATTTTCAAAAATTACTTTGCAAAATTTCTAAAAAACTTGTAAGATAAAAAAGATGAAATAATCGGAGGTCAACTTTGGCTAAAAAGAAAATTAATATTAATAATTATAATGATGATGCCATTCAGGTTTTAGAAGGTTTGGATGCCGTTCGTAAACGTCCGGGAATGTACATTGGTTCAACAGATGGGACAGGCCTGCACCATTTGGTTTGGGAAATCGTTGATAATGCTGTTGATGAAGCTCTATCTGGTTTTGGTAATCAAATTGATGTTATCATTAACAAAGATGGCAGTATAACGGTAGCTGACCATGGACGAGGGATGCCAACAGGTAAACATGCTATGGGTATTCCGACTGTTGAGGTTATCTTTACTGTTCTTCATGCGGGCGGTAAGTTTGGACAAGGTGGCTATAAGACTTCTGGAGGCTTGCATGGTGTGGGTTCTTCTGTTGTCAATGCACTGTCCAGTTGGTTGGAAGTTGAAATTACACGCGATGGTATAGTTTACAAACAACGTTTTGAAGATGGTGGCAAACCAGCAACAACCTTGGAGAAGGTTGGCAAGGCTCCCAAGTCAAAATCGGGAACCAAGGTCACCTTTATGCCAGATGCCGGCATTTTCTCCACGACTAATTTTGTTTATAATACTATTGCTGAAAGACTTAATGAGTCCGCTTTTCTGCTTAAGAATGTGACTTTGACCTTGACAGATGAAAGATCAGAAGAGACCGAACATGTTGCCTTTCATTATGAAAATGGGGTTCAAGACTTTGTAGAATATCTTAATGAAGACAAGGAAATCTTGACACCAGTTATTTATTTTGAAGGGGAAGAAGCTGATTTTCAGGTAGAAGTTGCTCTGCAATACAATGATGGTTTCTCAGACAATATTCTCTCTTTTGTCAATAATGTTCGTACCAAAGATGGCGGAACGCACGAAACGGGACTCAAATCTGCTATTACCAAGGCTATGAATGATTATGCCAGAAAGACAGGTTTGCTCAAGGAAAAAGATAAGAATTTGGAAGGGTCCGATTACCGTGAAGGTTTATCTGCCGTCCTTTCTATACTTGTTCCAGAAGAGCACCTGCAATTTGAAGGGCAAACCAAGGATAAGTTGGGAAGTCCCTTAGCCCGTCCCATCGTTGATGGTTTGGTGTCAGAGCAATTGACCTATTTCTTAATGGAAAATGGTGAATTAGCTTCCAATCTTATCCGCAAAGCTATTAAAGCGCGTGAAGCGCGTGAAGCAGCCCGTAAAGCCAGAGACGATAGCAGAAATGGCAAGAAAAATAAGAAAGATAAAGGTCTTCTTTCAGGAAAACTCACACCAGCCCAATCTAAAAACCCTAAAAAAAATGAACTCTATCTGGTCGAAGGAGATTCTGCCGGTGGGTCAGCCAAACAAGGACGCGATCGGAAGTTTCAGGCTATTCTCCCTTTACGTGGTAAGGTACTCAATACCGCTAAGGCCAAAATGGATGATATTATTAAAAACGAAGAAATCAATACCATGATTTATACCATAGGCGCTGGTGCCGGTCCTGATTTCAAGGTTGACGATTCTAATTACGATAAAATCATTATCATGACCGATGCCGATACCGATGGAGCCCATATTCAGACCCTGCTCTTAACCTTTTTCTATCGTTACATGAGACCATTGGTGGAGACAGGACATGTTTACATCGCCTTACCACCTCTCTACAAGATGTCTAAAGGTAAAGGAGCCAAAGAGGTCGTAGAATACGCATGGACAGACGGTGAGTTAGAAGATCTCCGCAAAAAATTTGGTAAAGGAGCTATGCTCCAGCGCTACAAGGGTCTGGGGGAAATGAATGCCGACCAGCTCTGGGAAACAACCATGAATCCTGAAAATCGTACCCTTATCCGTGTGACTATTGAAGATCTGGCGCGTGCCGAACGCCGCGTCAACGTCCTCATGGGCGACAAGGTTCCACCCCGCCGCAAATGGATTGAAGATAACGTTAAGTTTACGCTGGAAGAGAGTGGAGTGTTTTAAGATGGACTATGGCATTTCGATAAAGATACTGTTGCTCGTTTTTACCAGAAATGTAGGACTATTAAGTCAACAAAATTGGTGGATAATGCTCTCAGTTCTGATACCTAGCGTTCTTGGCCCGCTTTTTGTTCACTTTGGTAAAAATATTTTTGATAATAGTAAAAAGATTATAATATCTGGAAATGTTATTTCAAATATAAATAATCAGTCTGGCATGAAGGAACCTATAATTTCAAACCCAAAAGTTTATTCAAATTTTATATTTAATCATTTGACAGTGGAAAATAAAAGAAGTGTTTCACAGGCAATAACTGAAATTGAGTTATACGATATTAAGAAGCAAGATTACCTTATACAAGATATCCAATACGACGGTGGCTTTTATGATAAAAACCAAAAATTTGTTTTAATAGCTTACAATAATGGCAATACAGACGCACTTATCAATGGAGATAGTATAAATTATTATGCTTATGAAAGTATATTTCAAGAAGGACATTTGATTAAAAATCTTCAATTGGAAAAGACTATAATAAAATCAGGGGATGTCCAAAGCTTAATTATTGATTCTTTTGTTCAGTTTTATGACCTCTTTGAAACATATGATAAACTTCAAGAGTTAAAAATCGTTATAGTAGATGGAGAAAGTAAAGAGCTTGAAAGCTTATTGTTATGGCTTCATTATGACAGAAAGAATAAAAAGTTTGTTAATCATCCTAGAGGCTTTGCTGGAGCCCCCATTGAAGATGTTCCACTGCTTGATTTGACTAATGATACTAAAAAGCAATCAGCTGACTGTGTTCAAAAAGTTTCAGCTGGCGCAAATGAAGTTGATTTTACAATTTTAGTTGATAGAACATGTCAATTAGAGTATAAAATAAAATTAAAAAGTGGTAAGAAATCCTTTGAAGATAAGAATACCTATAATCTTATTATTAGAGTGCCTGTTTATGTCCAAGAGCGAGGTGGTTTTTTTGGAGATTTTTACCAATTTTTATTAGTTAATAAAAACAACTTAGAGAGTTCATTCAAATATGACAAGGATTTGATTGCCTCTTTAAATAAAGAATTAATTTTTGATAGGTATAAAGCCGCTAGAAAATTTGCACGAGTGAAAATCTAAAGCGTTTGGGATTATCGAATCTTTCAAAAAGATAGTTAAAAGTGAGATAGGTAGGAAGAGACAATGTTTAGAAACTCTACTTATCTATGGAAATATGGAATAGCAAGTTGGGAAGTCTCCGCTATAATAAAAAGTTATTTAGTCACTTGAGGGAATTCAAAAAATTTTAGACATTAGAATGAGTCATGGAGTGGTGTAGATGTTCTCTGGTGCCTCCATCACTTAGGAAAGTCTTACAAAATTTAGAAAAAAAAATAAGAAAGGAAAGTTCAGTTGATTCTTTAAAACTGAACACGGGACTAAATGTCTAGGAAAAAAGATAAATCTTCCTAGATGCTGAAGCATCTTCGTCAGATTTCCTATTTTTCTACGAAATTTTTCGGCAAGCCGAAACGTCCCTTTGTATCTTAATTATGTCCAATATTCAAATCATGTCCCTTGAGGACATCATGGGAGAGCGTTTCGGTCGTTACTCCAAATACATCATTCAAGAACGGGCTTTGCCAGATATTCGCGATGGTCTCAAGCCCGTACAGCGCCGTATTCTTTATTCTATGAATAAAGATGGCAATACATATGATAAAGGTTACCGTAAATCAGCTAAGTCTGTCGGTAATGTTATGGGGAATTTCCACCCGCACGGGGATTCTTCAATTTATGATGCCATGGTTCGTATGAGTCAGGATTGGAAGAACCGCGAAACCCTGATTGAAATGCACGGGAACAACGGTTCTATGGACGGTGATCCGCCAGCAGCCATGCGTTATACAGAAGCGCGCCTATCAGAGATTGCAGATTATTTGCTCCAAGATATTGACAAGAATACGGTAGCTTGGGCTTGGAACTTTGATGATACCGAAAAAGAACCAACTGTTTTGCCAGCGGCCTTTCCTAATCTCTTGGTCAATGGTGCAACAGGGATTTCTGCGGGTTATGCGACCGATATTCCACCGCACAATTTAGCAGAAGTAATTGATACAGTTGTCTATCTTATTGATCACCCATCAGCTAAGCTCGATAAACTCATGGAATTTCTACCTGGACCCGATTTTCCAACAGGAGCCATTATTCAAGGTAAAGATGAAATTCGCAAAGCTTACGAAACAGGTAAAGGACGCGTTGTTGTTCGCTCTCGCACTGAAATTGAAAATCTTAAGGGTGGGAAGAAGCAGATTGTAGCGACAGAGATTCCTTATGAAGTCAATAAAGCAGCTCTAGTTAAGAAAATTGATGATGTTCGTCTTAACAATAAGGTTCCTGGAATTGCCGAAGTTCGTGACGAATCTGACCGTGAGGGTCTGCGCATTGCTATCGAGCTCAAGAAAGATGCTGATGAGCAAACGATTCTAAATTATCTTTTTAAATACACCGATTTGCAAATCAACTATAATTTTAATATGGTGGCTATCGATAATTATACGCCG
This region of Streptococcus mutans genomic DNA includes:
- the plsY gene encoding glycerol-3-phosphate 1-O-acyltransferase PlsY; the protein is MKLIILIIAAYLLGSIPTGLWIGKYFYGKNLRDYGSGNMGTTNTFRVLGPKAGLLTFTVDFLKGTLATLLPMWLGVTHISPLLFGFFAILGHTFPIFANFKGGKAVATSAGILLGFAPFYLIFLLFIFFFTLYLTSMISLSSVIAASIAIITVLIFPALHFLLKDYDFLFVLIVISAGSLIIIRHRENLLRIKNKTESLVPFGLNITKQKTH
- the parE gene encoding DNA topoisomerase IV subunit B — protein: MAKKKININNYNDDAIQVLEGLDAVRKRPGMYIGSTDGTGLHHLVWEIVDNAVDEALSGFGNQIDVIINKDGSITVADHGRGMPTGKHAMGIPTVEVIFTVLHAGGKFGQGGYKTSGGLHGVGSSVVNALSSWLEVEITRDGIVYKQRFEDGGKPATTLEKVGKAPKSKSGTKVTFMPDAGIFSTTNFVYNTIAERLNESAFLLKNVTLTLTDERSEETEHVAFHYENGVQDFVEYLNEDKEILTPVIYFEGEEADFQVEVALQYNDGFSDNILSFVNNVRTKDGGTHETGLKSAITKAMNDYARKTGLLKEKDKNLEGSDYREGLSAVLSILVPEEHLQFEGQTKDKLGSPLARPIVDGLVSEQLTYFLMENGELASNLIRKAIKAREAREAARKARDDSRNGKKNKKDKGLLSGKLTPAQSKNPKKNELYLVEGDSAGGSAKQGRDRKFQAILPLRGKVLNTAKAKMDDIIKNEEINTMIYTIGAGAGPDFKVDDSNYDKIIIMTDADTDGAHIQTLLLTFFYRYMRPLVETGHVYIALPPLYKMSKGKGAKEVVEYAWTDGELEDLRKKFGKGAMLQRYKGLGEMNADQLWETTMNPENRTLIRVTIEDLARAERRVNVLMGDKVPPRRKWIEDNVKFTLEESGVF